The proteins below come from a single Corvus cornix cornix isolate S_Up_H32 chromosome 23, ASM73873v5, whole genome shotgun sequence genomic window:
- the NXPH3 gene encoding neurexophilin-3, with amino-acid sequence MHLPRSCVLLLLQGSIALLVFCAPEEPGKGADQGEPRSRGRAAVPKLRELLSPKPLPSLGPAPPQNRPLLGLGSGSRELWGVLENRPGRDLAPRAPRDLGPASGRLQKLFGWGDFYSNIKTVKLNLLITGKVVDHGNGTVNVFFQHNSTGHGNISVSLVPPTKAVEFDLEQQIFIEAKESKVFNCRVESEQVARARKTSLCTYDPAKTCSQEHTRSRAAWLCSQPFKVVCVYITFYSPDYRLVQKVCPDYNAHSRRPYFPSG; translated from the coding sequence GTGTTCTGTGCTCCAGAGGAACCCGGGAAAGGCGCGGACCAAGGCGAGCCCCGGAGCCGCGGGAGAGCCGCGGTGCCGAAGCTGCGGGAGCTGCTCTCCCCAAAGCCCCTCCCGAGcctgggcccggccccgccgcagaACCGGCCcctcctggggctgggcagcggCTCCCGGGAGCTCTGGGGTGTCCTGGAGAACCGGCCCGGGCGGGACCTCGCCCCGCGGGCACCGCGGGACCTGGGCCCGGCCTCGGGCAGGCTGCAGAAGCTTTTCGGCTGGGGCGATTTTTACTCCAACATCAAGACGGTGAAGCTGAACCTGCTGATCACGGGCAAGGTCGTGGATCACGGCAACGGCACCGTCAACGTCTTCTTCCAGCACAACTCCACGGGCCACGGCAACATCTCCGTGAGCCTCGTGCCCCCCACCAAGGCCGTGGAGTTCGACCTGGAGCAGCAAATCTTCATCGAGGCCAAGGAATCCAAGGTGTTCAACTGCCGCGTGGAGTCGGAGCAGGTGGCCCGGGCCAGGAAAACCTCGCTGTGCACCTACGACCCTGCCAAGACCTGCTCGCAGGAGCACACGCGGAGCCGCGCGGCCTGGCTCTGCTCGCAGCCCTTCAAGGTCGTCTGCGTCTACATCACCTTCTACAGCCCCGACTACCGCCTGGTGCAGAAAGTGTGTCCCGACTACAACGCCCACAGCCGCCGCCCCTACTTCCCCTCGGGATGA